In one Acipenser ruthenus chromosome 10, fAciRut3.2 maternal haplotype, whole genome shotgun sequence genomic region, the following are encoded:
- the LOC117411182 gene encoding ADAMTS-like protein 2 has protein sequence MYCLWNRRPGFIQMYCIFFLYVVFGKAASSNFKDSSEGSEVLSLTEEVAKWWGEWSSWSTCSRTCGGGVQSQERHCLKQRLVSSQHVNSTFCIGSAKKYQLCQIQACPKNGISFKQQQCSSFNAKAFSRRYFNWVPLYPDDYINISNKPCDLQCTTSNGERQLLVPAHDGTSCRDRAFQGVCIEGNCEVVGCDGMLYSSKTTDKCGVCGGDGRSCYRISGSYRKGITQLGYLFITNIPAGATDIQIIERRKTENILALSDEAGHFFFNGNTVIDNPRNFRVAGTVFKYRRPSNFFTDGFEYIIAQGPTNQGLNVMYYNLNGKMPHITYEYTVPSSPVLRTAPPVMEMELYVSVPEPGMENTGAGVGPQPEQDKQDPIRDFNGTSVEFMYDGNEIDSNEDYKHGNDTSPLTSESNPATHVGSDGLVWELQAPLNLSDIPGVLFFKPVNKHFQNRAGNRLQDEDRPSKFGPESNRIYGNSADQNITQRSPKTLFKNLFFSLLSKPGGLQRACKNSSIQVVLCPQSGSPQSQLSLQNSSAFVDNNLSLDIYPGSLNSERHTGPDESVSFSMMTELEHSQPNSSHQLNLLHLHDVEPVQAPGTESNEFEVGSVDHDISLADLYRWKVSAYAPCSSTCTTGITTSYAMCVRYDGVEVDESYCDAVTRPEPTHEFCSGKECLPRWETSRWSECSRTCGEGYQIRTVRCWKMMAPGFDSSVYDDLCEAAELQRPMERKMCRNKGCGPQWEISEWSECSARCGGKGVVRREVRCSTEGRLCNESSKPLSERECDGPPCDRRWTVSDWGPCSGPCGEGRMMRYVVCKNSNGNVISDSQCDLELKPLAVYPCGDKNCPAHWVEQEWEQCNATCGRGAKTRQVICVGLENGVYKEYPEQSCSLSQRPEEETVCFERPCSKWFTTSWSQCSKTCGSGVKVREVRCYQGEEVGHSCDPGTKPESRQTCEIQLCPTEAPDEVCKDKATANCALVLKVKLCTHWYYRKACCQSCKNKTQ, from the exons GACAGTAGTGAGGGGTCAGAGGTCCTGAGCCTCACCGAGGAGGTTGCCAAGTGGTGGGGAGAGTGGAGCTCTTGGTCCACTTGCTCTCGTACCTGTGGAGGGGGTGTCCAGTCCCAGGAGCGCCACTGCCTGAAGCAAAG GCTTGTTTCATCACAACATGTGAACAGCACTTTCTGCATTGGATCAGCAAAGAAATACCAGCTGTGCCAAATTCAg GCCTGCCCCAAAAATGGGATCAGTTTTAAACAACAGCAGTGTTCATCCTTCAATGCCAAAGCCTTCAGTAGGAGGTACTTTAACTGGGTACCCCTCTATCCGG ATGACTATATCAACATATCGAACAAGCCGTGTGATCTGCAGTGCACCACCAGCAAtggggagaggcagctcctggtcCCTGCTCACGATGGCACCTCCTGCAGGGACAGGGCGTTCCAGGGAGTCTGCATTGAGGGCAACTGTGAA GTAGTGGGATGTGACGGGATGTTGTACTCCAGCAAAACTACAGATAAGTGTGGAGTGTGTGGAGGGGATGGCAGATCATGCTACCGGATCTCTGGGTCATACCGAAAAGGAATCACACAGTTAG GCTACCTATTTATAACTAACATCCCTGCCGGAGCAACAGACATTCAGATCATCGAACGacgaaaaactgaaaatattttaG CTCTGTCAGATGAAGCAGGCCATTTCTTCTTCAATGGCAACACTGTGATTGATAATCCCAGGAACTTCCGTGTGGCAGGCACGGTGTTCAAATACAGAAGGCCTTCCAATTTTTTTACAGATGGGTTTGAATACATCATCGCGCAAGGACCCACCAACCAAGGTCTGAACGTGATG TACTATAACCTGAATGGGAAGATGCCCCACATCACTTATGAGTACACTGTGCCCAGCTCTCCGGTGCTCAGGACAGCGCCTCCAGTGATGGAGATGGAGCTCTACGTCAGCGTCCCCGAGCCTGGTATGGAAAACACTGGGGCAGGCGTGGGCCCGCAGCCTGAGCAAGACAAGCAAGACCCTATCCGAGACTTTAATGGCACATCAGTGGAGTTCATGTACGATGGCAATGAAATCGACAGCAATGAGGACTACAAGCATGGGAATGACACTTCCCCTCTGACCTCTGAGAGCAACCCCGCCACACACGTGGGGTCTGACGGGCTGGTATGGGAGCTGCAGGCCCCCCTGAACCTCTCCGATATCCCCGGTGTTCTCTTCTTCAAGCCTGTGAACAAGCACTTTCAAAATAGAGCAGGCAACCGACTGCAAGATGAGGATAGACCGTCCAAATTTG GTCCCGAGTCTAATCGGATCTATGGAAATTCTGCCGACCAGAATATTACCCAGCGCTCCCCCAAGACTCTTTTCAAGAACCTGTTCTTCAGCCTCCTCTCTAAACCCGGGGGTCTGCAGAGGGCATGTAAGAACAGTTCAATACAGGTCGTGCTGTGCCCTCAGTCTGGGAGCCCTCAGTCACAGCTCAGCCTCCAAAACTCTAGCGCCTTTGTCGACAACAACTTGTCCCTGGATATCTACCCCGGGAGTCTCAACTCTGAGCGCCACACAGGACCTGACGAAAGCGTCTCTTTTAGCATGATGACAGAACTGGAGCACTCCCAACCCAATTCCTCCCACCAGCTGAACCTGCTCCATCTCCATGATGTGGAGCCCGTTCAGGCTCCTGGTACAGAGAG CAATGAGTTTGAGGTGGGATCGGTAGATCATGACATCAGCCTGGCTGACTTGTACAGATGGAAGGTATCTGCGTATGCACCCTGCAGTTCAACATGTACTACAG GAATCACTACTTCCTATGCCATGTGTGTCCGCTATGATGGAGTGGAGGTTGATGAAAGCTATTGTGATGCAGTTACGCGACCAGAACCAACTCATGAATTCTGTTCAGGGAAAGAATGCCTACCCAG GTGGGAGACCAGCAGGTGGAGCGAGTGCTCACGGACGTGCGGAGAGGGCTATCAGATCCGCACAGTGCGCTGCTGGAAGATGATGGCGCCCGGGTTCGACAGCTCTGTGTACGATGATCTGTGTGAGGCAGCAGAGCTCCAGAGGCCCATGGAACGGAAGATGTGCAGAAACAAGGGCTGCGGGCCGCAGTGGGAGATCTCTGAGTGGTCTGAG TGCTCTGCAAGATGCGGAGGGAAGGGGGTGGTGAGAAGGGAGGTGCGCTGCTCAACGGAAGGCCGTCTGTGCAATGAATCCTCTAAACCGctgagtgagagagagtgtgatGGCCCACCTTGTGACAGGAGGTGGACTGTGTCTGACTGGGGACCG TGCTCAGGGCCCTGCGGTGAGGGCCGGATGATGAGATACGTTGTTTGCAAGAACAGCAACGGGAACGTCATCTCGGACTCACAGTGTGATCTGGAGCTGAAGCCCCTTGCCGTGTACCCCTGCGGGGACAAGAACTGCCCTGCCCACTGGGTGGAGCAAGAGTGGGAGCAG TGCAATGCCACCTGTGGTCGGGGGGCAAAGACCCGGCAGGTGATCTGTGTTGGACTGGAGAACGGGGTCTACAAGGAGTATCCTGAGCAGAGCTGCAGCCTCTCACAGAGGCCCGAGGAGGAGACTGTCTGCTTTGAGAGGCCCTGCTCCAAATGGTTCACCACATCATGGTCACAG TGCAGTAAGACGTGTGGGAGTGGGGTGAAGGTGAGGGAGGTCAGGTGTTACCAAGGAGAGGAGGTCGGACACAGCTGCGACCCAGGGACCAAACCAGAGTCCCGGCAGACATGCGAGATCCAGCTCTGCCCCACTGAAGCTCCAG ATGAGGTCTGTAAGGACAAAGCTACTGCAAACTGTGCCCTTGTTCTGAAGGTGAAACTCTGCACACACTGGTACTACAGGAAGGCCTGCTGTCAATCGTGCAAAAACAAGACCCAATAG